One segment of Streptomyces bathyalis DNA contains the following:
- the secE gene encoding preprotein translocase subunit SecE produces the protein MTDTTQVPEPGGSSEGNRPRRGGKRGKKGPFGRLGLFYRQIIAELRKVVWPTRHQLSTYTSVVIVFVVIMIGLVTVIDYGFTEAVKYVFG, from the coding sequence ATCACGGATACCACCCAGGTCCCAGAGCCCGGCGGATCGTCGGAGGGCAACAGGCCCCGTCGTGGGGGCAAGCGAGGCAAGAAGGGCCCCTTCGGTCGTCTGGGGCTGTTCTACCGGCAGATCATCGCCGAACTCCGCAAGGTCGTCTGGCCCACCCGGCATCAGCTGTCGACGTACACCTCCGTGGTGATTGTCTTCGTTGTCATCATGATTGGTCTTGTGACCGTGATTGACTACGGGTTCACAGAGGCCGTCAAGTACGTTTTCGGCTGA
- a CDS encoding pyridoxal phosphate-dependent aminotransferase, with translation MSAATPPAQSPTERRVSARVGSISESATLAVDAKAKALKAAGRPVIGFGAGEPDFPTPDYIVDAAAEACRDTRNHRYTPAGGLPELKSAIVEKTLRDSGYEIDPAQVLVTNGGKQAIYESFAAVLDPGDEVIVPAPYWTTYPESIRLAGGVPVPVVADETTNYLVSIEQLEAARTERTKMIVFVSPSNPTGAVYSRAQVEAVGKWAVEHGLWVMTDEIYEHLVYGDATFTSLPAVVPELRDKCVVVNGVAKTYAMTGWRVGWIVGPKDVVKAATNLQSHATSNVSNVAQVAAVAAVSGDLDAVAEMRTAFDRRRRTIVRMLNEIQGVVCPEPEGAFYAYPSVKGLLGKEIRGRRPATSVELAELILEEAEVAVVPGEAFGTPGYLRLSYALGDEDLAEGVSRMQKLLGEAHD, from the coding sequence ATGAGCGCTGCAACGCCACCTGCACAGTCACCCACCGAACGACGTGTATCGGCCCGTGTCGGGTCGATCTCCGAGTCCGCGACGCTCGCCGTCGACGCCAAGGCGAAGGCCCTGAAGGCCGCCGGGCGTCCGGTGATCGGCTTCGGCGCGGGCGAACCGGACTTCCCGACGCCCGACTACATCGTGGACGCGGCGGCGGAAGCATGCCGCGACACGAGGAATCACCGGTACACACCGGCCGGTGGCCTCCCCGAGCTGAAGTCCGCGATCGTCGAGAAGACACTGCGCGACTCCGGCTACGAGATCGACCCCGCGCAGGTGCTGGTCACCAACGGCGGCAAGCAGGCGATCTACGAGTCCTTCGCCGCCGTCCTGGACCCGGGCGACGAGGTCATCGTCCCGGCGCCGTACTGGACGACCTACCCGGAGTCGATCAGGCTCGCGGGCGGGGTGCCCGTGCCCGTCGTTGCCGATGAGACGACCAACTACCTCGTCAGCATCGAGCAGTTGGAGGCGGCGCGCACGGAGCGCACGAAGATGATCGTCTTCGTCTCCCCCTCCAACCCCACCGGCGCCGTCTACTCGCGCGCGCAGGTCGAGGCCGTCGGCAAGTGGGCCGTGGAGCACGGGCTGTGGGTCATGACGGACGAGATCTACGAGCATCTCGTGTACGGCGACGCCACCTTCACCTCCCTCCCCGCGGTGGTTCCCGAGCTGCGTGACAAGTGCGTGGTCGTCAACGGCGTCGCCAAGACGTACGCGATGACCGGCTGGCGCGTGGGCTGGATCGTCGGCCCGAAGGACGTCGTGAAGGCGGCGACGAACCTGCAGTCGCACGCGACTTCGAACGTCAGCAACGTGGCGCAGGTCGCCGCCGTCGCGGCGGTCTCGGGCGACCTCGACGCGGTCGCGGAGATGCGCACGGCCTTCGACCGCCGTCGCCGCACGATCGTGCGGATGCTGAACGAGATCCAGGGCGTCGTCTGCCCCGAGCCGGAGGGAGCCTTCTACGCGTACCCCTCCGTGAAGGGCCTGCTGGGCAAGGAGATCCGCGGCAGGCGCCCGGCCACGAGCGTCGAGCTGGCGGAGCTGATCCTGGAAGAGGCGGAGGTCGCGGT
- the nusG gene encoding transcription termination/antitermination protein NusG — protein sequence MSDPNLNDAVEPGEGDDTARDIVEGADDADQAEAAESSAGEPAEEAALHVESDQIAETAEDAAAQEADELEPEAEDPVAVLRDELRLLPGEWYVIHTYAGYENRVKTNLEQRAVSLNVEDFIFQAEVPQEEVVQIKNGDRRTVRQNKLPGYVLVRMDLTNESWGVVRNTPGVTGFVGNAYDPYPLTLDEIVKMLAPEAEEKAAKAAVAEEEGKPAGGPGRKVEVQVLDFEVGDSVTVTDGPFATLQATINEINPDSKKVKGLVEIFGRETPVELSFDQIQKN from the coding sequence GTGTCTGATCCCAACCTGAACGATGCCGTCGAGCCCGGTGAGGGCGACGACACCGCACGCGACATCGTCGAGGGTGCGGACGACGCGGACCAGGCAGAAGCGGCCGAGTCCTCCGCCGGTGAGCCGGCGGAGGAAGCCGCGCTCCACGTCGAGTCGGATCAGATCGCCGAGACCGCCGAGGACGCCGCCGCGCAGGAGGCCGATGAGCTGGAGCCGGAGGCCGAGGACCCTGTCGCCGTGCTCCGCGACGAGCTTCGTCTCCTCCCCGGCGAGTGGTACGTGATCCACACCTACGCGGGCTACGAGAACCGCGTGAAGACGAACCTCGAGCAGCGCGCCGTCTCCCTCAACGTCGAGGACTTCATCTTCCAGGCCGAGGTGCCGCAGGAAGAGGTCGTCCAGATCAAGAACGGCGACCGCCGTACGGTCCGGCAGAACAAGCTCCCGGGCTACGTCCTCGTGCGCATGGACCTCACCAACGAGTCCTGGGGCGTCGTCCGCAACACCCCGGGTGTGACGGGCTTCGTCGGCAACGCCTACGACCCGTACCCCCTGACCCTCGACGAGATCGTCAAGATGCTCGCGCCGGAGGCCGAGGAGAAGGCCGCCAAGGCCGCGGTCGCCGAGGAGGAGGGCAAGCCCGCGGGCGGCCCGGGGCGCAAGGTCGAGGTCCAGGTGCTGGACTTCGAGGTGGGCGACTCGGTCACCGTCACGGACGGCCCGTTCGCCACGCTCCAGGCGACGATCAACGAGATCAACCCCGACTCCAAGAAGGTCAAGGGCCTCGTCGAGATCTTCGGCCGCGAGACCCCGGTCGAGCTGAGCTTCGACCAGATCCAGAAGAACTGA